One region of Sebastes fasciatus isolate fSebFas1 chromosome 1, fSebFas1.pri, whole genome shotgun sequence genomic DNA includes:
- the nat8l2 gene encoding N-acetyltransferase 8-like 2, which translates to MQLVIRRYRPSDKDAVLNLFSVGILEHIGPCFHNAMASPLYLAVTLALCVAGYLLGSVLGAVALPGAWAGLVYYCCHELYNSFVRDRLRADMQDIPGNYLSRPDDCFWVAEAEVDGRAQIMGMVAVRAKQSGKERHGELFRMIVSPLCRRVGLGSRMTQTVVDFCKERGFSKVTLETSSTQASAVALYKKLGFSHVLSHTKTSIVPDWLVTLTKVTILLMEKHL; encoded by the coding sequence ATGCAGCTGGTGATCCGCCGGTACCGTCCCTCAGACAAGGACGCAGTGCTCAACCTGTTTAGCGTCGGCATCCTGGAGCACATCGGTCCATGTTTTCACAACGCCATGGCCAGTCCTCTCTACCTCGCTGTCACCCTGGCTCTGTGTGTCGCTGGCTACCTCCTCGGCTCCGTGTTAGGGGCCGTGGCGTTGCCAGGAGCCTGGGCGGGCCTCGTCTACTACTGCTGTCATGAGCTATATAACAGCTTCGTCAGGGACAGACTCCGGGCAGACATGCAGGACATCCCTGGAAACTATCTGAGCAGACCGGATGACTGTTTCTGGGTGGCGGAAGCTGAGGTTGATGGGAGGGCCCAGATCATGGGTATGGTGGCTGTGAGGGCCAAACAAAGCGGGAAAGAAAGACATGGAGAACTGTTCAGGATGATCGTCTCACCATTGTGCAGACGGGTGGGCCTGGGCTCCAGGATGACTCAGACTGTGGTTGACTTCTGTAAGGAGCGAGGCTTCTCCAAGGTGACGCTGGAGACCAGCTCCACTCAGGCCTCTGCTGTGGCTCTGTACAAGAAACTGGGGTTCAGCCACGTCCTCTCACACACCAAAACATCGATCGTTCCTGATTGGTTGGTAACACTGACCAAGGTGACGATTTTATTAATGGAAAAACACCTGTAG